The following are from one region of the Terriglobales bacterium genome:
- the larB gene encoding nickel pincer cofactor biosynthesis protein LarB — protein MDESALRKLLEQVRDSQLSPEEAIARLRHLPFEDLGFAKIDHHRPLRVGMPEVIYSAGKTPEQVSEIFVRMAARSNNVLATRANHEKFEAVHAHIAEAQFHPISGCIVLHRNHEKRGRGLVAVVCAGTSDLPVAEEAAVTADLMGNDVEQLCDVGVAGLHRLLSQHDLLSRARILIVCAGMEGALPSVVAGLVPAPVICVPTSVGYGASFGGLAALLGMLNSCSPNTAVVNIDNGFGAGYLASIINQL, from the coding sequence ATGGACGAGAGCGCACTTCGCAAGCTGCTCGAACAGGTTCGCGATTCCCAACTGTCTCCAGAAGAAGCAATTGCGCGCCTGCGCCATCTTCCTTTCGAGGATCTGGGTTTCGCGAAGATCGACCATCACCGGCCCTTGCGCGTCGGCATGCCGGAGGTGATCTATTCGGCCGGCAAGACTCCCGAGCAGGTCTCTGAGATTTTTGTGCGAATGGCAGCTCGCAGTAACAACGTACTCGCAACTCGGGCGAATCACGAAAAGTTCGAGGCCGTACACGCCCATATTGCCGAAGCCCAATTCCATCCCATTTCGGGTTGCATCGTGCTCCACCGCAATCACGAGAAACGAGGCCGGGGATTGGTCGCGGTTGTCTGCGCCGGAACCAGCGATCTTCCAGTGGCAGAAGAGGCCGCTGTCACCGCGGATCTTATGGGCAATGACGTTGAACAACTCTGTGATGTCGGAGTCGCCGGCCTCCATCGTCTTCTCTCGCAGCACGATCTTCTCTCCAGGGCTCGAATTCTGATCGTCTGCGCCGGCATGGAAGGCGCGCTGCCGAGTGTTGTTGCCGGGCTTGTACCGGCTCCGGTGATCTGCGTTCCCACCAGCGTTGGATACGGCGCCTCCTTCGGAGGACTGGCCGCTCTTCTGGGAATGCTGAACTCGTGCTCGCCAAACACAGCCGTAGTGAACATCGACAACGGATTCGGCGCCGGATATCTGGCTTCAATCATCAACCAGCTATGA
- a CDS encoding leucine-rich repeat domain-containing protein — MRSSTVKDLSFWKKQPGRVPDSVWEQTELETLVLAENGLAEVSEQIGTLKKLRMLDLGHNVLTSVPESLGDLDALTDFLYLHDNRLTSLPASLGQLTKLRYLNISSNQFTALPEAVTSMTNLIELRAEGNPMTSLPDSVGCLSRLRELHLRNNQLTSLPNAVGALRELRQIDLRSNPLISLPASIALLPKLEKVDLRWIETLPLPEWIESLEERGCLVYC; from the coding sequence ATGCGGTCGTCGACTGTAAAGGACTTGAGTTTTTGGAAAAAGCAGCCTGGTCGTGTGCCGGACTCCGTATGGGAACAAACCGAACTGGAAACACTCGTCCTGGCTGAAAACGGGCTGGCGGAGGTGTCCGAACAAATTGGAACCTTAAAGAAACTTCGCATGCTCGACCTTGGGCACAATGTCCTGACGAGCGTGCCTGAGTCGCTTGGCGATCTCGACGCGCTCACAGACTTCCTCTACCTGCATGACAATCGCTTAACGTCATTGCCCGCGTCTCTCGGCCAGCTAACGAAGCTGCGCTATCTCAATATCAGCAGCAACCAGTTCACTGCGTTGCCAGAGGCGGTTACGTCGATGACGAACCTAATCGAGTTGCGTGCGGAAGGCAATCCGATGACTTCACTTCCCGATTCGGTCGGGTGCTTGTCGCGGTTGCGGGAGTTGCACTTGAGAAACAATCAGCTAACGTCACTCCCCAATGCGGTCGGCGCGCTGCGAGAACTCCGGCAAATTGATCTTCGCAGCAATCCGCTCATCTCGTTGCCTGCGAGCATCGCTTTGCTGCCAAAGCTGGAGAAGGTGGACCTGCGCTGGATCGAGACTCTGCCGTTACCAGAATGGATTGAAAGTCTGGAAGAACGCGGTTGCTTAGTTTATTGCTGA
- a CDS encoding amidohydrolase family protein, with the protein MKQSVSGALVLCILVLGACVLGQQMTSSPTKPKRIVIAASTLLDGKGHILHDTRIVVEGGKIVALDPKAAPVDYDLRGLTVLPGWIDAHVHMSWSFGPDGKNANGGGTTQEAAYQTASNAWATLMAGFTTVQSVGSAVDAPLRDAIARGLLPGPRIITSLEPLMGQGEKTGAPDEIRSWVRKQKEAGADLIKIFASGGMRQGGMTLSQDQLNAACDEAKKQSLRVLVHAYRDAVRAAALAGCTQVEHGLGATDDDLELMAQKGTYFDPQAGLLLKNYLENKEKFVGTPYFPTTLEGFAPMEQIIPMNHDVMRRAAKIPGLIIVFGTDAVAGMHGRNAEEFVERVRECGADPMAAMVSANSVSAEALGMSNQIGTIAPGLQADIIALEGDPLKYITAVRRVVFVMKGGVVYKNAAPTH; encoded by the coding sequence ATGAAACAATCTGTTTCTGGTGCCTTGGTTCTCTGCATCCTTGTTCTTGGCGCCTGCGTCCTCGGCCAACAAATGACCTCGTCTCCGACGAAACCAAAGCGCATCGTGATCGCCGCGAGCACGCTCCTTGACGGCAAAGGACACATCCTCCACGACACTCGCATCGTCGTCGAGGGCGGGAAGATCGTTGCGCTCGATCCCAAGGCCGCGCCGGTGGACTACGATCTTCGCGGGTTGACCGTCTTGCCTGGATGGATTGACGCGCATGTGCACATGAGCTGGAGCTTTGGTCCGGACGGCAAAAACGCAAATGGCGGAGGTACGACGCAGGAGGCAGCTTATCAGACGGCTTCGAATGCTTGGGCCACGTTGATGGCCGGGTTCACCACGGTGCAAAGCGTCGGGTCGGCGGTGGATGCTCCCTTGCGCGACGCCATCGCGAGAGGTCTGCTTCCCGGCCCGCGCATCATCACGTCGCTCGAGCCGCTCATGGGCCAGGGCGAGAAAACCGGAGCACCAGATGAAATCCGCTCCTGGGTGCGCAAGCAGAAGGAAGCAGGCGCGGACTTGATCAAGATCTTCGCCTCGGGCGGCATGCGCCAGGGCGGTATGACGCTTTCGCAGGATCAACTGAATGCCGCATGCGACGAAGCGAAAAAACAGAGCCTGCGCGTGCTCGTGCACGCTTACCGTGACGCTGTCCGCGCCGCAGCGCTTGCCGGATGCACTCAGGTCGAACATGGCCTCGGCGCTACGGACGATGATCTGGAGCTCATGGCCCAAAAAGGAACCTACTTCGATCCGCAGGCAGGCCTGCTGCTGAAGAATTACCTCGAGAACAAGGAAAAGTTCGTCGGCACACCGTACTTCCCTACTACGCTCGAAGGCTTCGCACCGATGGAGCAGATCATCCCAATGAACCACGATGTGATGCGGCGTGCAGCCAAGATTCCCGGATTGATAATTGTCTTCGGCACCGACGCAGTAGCCGGCATGCACGGGCGCAATGCTGAGGAGTTCGTCGAACGAGTCCGCGAGTGTGGAGCGGATCCAATGGCGGCCATGGTCTCCGCTAACTCAGTGAGTGCAGAAGCGCTGGGAATGTCCAACCAGATTGGCACGATCGCCCCGGGCCTGCAGGCAGACATCATCGCTCTCGAAGGCGATCCGCTGAAGTACATCACGGCTGTGCGGCGGGTTGTGTTTGTGATGAAGGGCGGGGTGGTTTACAAGAACGCAGCACCCACTCACTAA
- a CDS encoding AbrB/MazE/SpoVT family DNA-binding domain-containing protein: MAGYGTTKLSSKGQVVIPEEVRSNLGLKEGDQFLVIGEGDAVILKAITPPRLEQFEGLLAQARAEARKVRIKKSDLKAALLKVRRRAR; encoded by the coding sequence ATGGCTGGCTACGGTACTACGAAGCTCTCCTCAAAAGGGCAAGTCGTTATCCCCGAGGAAGTCCGATCGAATCTTGGTCTGAAAGAGGGAGACCAGTTCCTCGTCATCGGTGAAGGTGACGCGGTGATTCTAAAAGCAATCACTCCCCCCAGACTCGAACAGTTTGAGGGACTACTTGCTCAAGCCCGCGCAGAAGCCCGAAAAGTGAGGATCAAGAAATCCGATCTGAAGGCGGCCCTCTTAAAGGTCAGGCGCCGCGCGAGGTGA
- a CDS encoding DUF4440 domain-containing protein: protein MTLTMTSTLLAASIVCSMAFSAQAQTRAEAQLPSVLPPPELARVLTDYEAAWQAPDPKKLAMLFAEDGFVLSIGHPPVRGRAAIERQYAKAGGPLSLRALAYATEGSIGYIIGGFTRHKGDPDTGKFTLTLRKGADSRWLIMSDMDNGNSRP from the coding sequence ATGACTCTAACCATGACTTCCACGTTATTAGCCGCGAGCATCGTGTGCTCCATGGCGTTTAGTGCTCAGGCGCAGACTAGAGCCGAGGCGCAGTTGCCATCGGTCTTGCCGCCGCCGGAGCTGGCTCGCGTGCTGACTGACTACGAGGCGGCTTGGCAGGCGCCTGATCCGAAGAAGCTGGCGATGCTCTTTGCCGAGGATGGATTCGTGCTCTCGATCGGGCATCCGCCGGTCCGTGGACGTGCTGCCATCGAGCGGCAGTATGCCAAGGCCGGCGGTCCGCTTTCTCTGCGGGCTCTGGCGTATGCGACTGAGGGCTCGATTGGTTACATTATCGGCGGCTTCACGCGGCACAAAGGCGATCCCGATACGGGAAAGTTTACGTTGACGCTTCGCAAGGGCGCCGACAGCAGATGGCTCATCATGTCTGATATGGACAATGGGAACAGCCGACCTTGA
- a CDS encoding MBOAT family protein, protein MGTADLDVDSATAIYPMKDMRTRQWVGRVPLLVAACGTIALRNLMPAWAFMWSLASAIYTGLKWLSWWRVQGRIRHSNWRSAAYLLGWPGMDAESFLKSGCPVSKPAVRQWVAGLITAMMGITLLWVLARRIPEEHPLMRGWVGMLGLILLLHFGTFKIIALIWRSMGVDAVPIMDAPLRSASLSEFWGKRWNLGFRQLAYDFLIFSPLHKVLGGPATGFLVFVVSGLLHDLVISFPARAGYGLPTTYFVIQGLGVAVERSQFGKRLGLGRHALGWLFMATVTAAPAYWLFHPQFVTRVILPFMRAIRAI, encoded by the coding sequence ATGGGAACAGCCGACCTTGACGTGGACTCCGCGACAGCGATTTACCCTATGAAAGACATGCGAACTCGCCAGTGGGTCGGCCGGGTTCCTCTGCTCGTTGCTGCATGTGGCACGATAGCGCTCAGAAATCTGATGCCTGCGTGGGCGTTCATGTGGAGCTTGGCCTCCGCCATCTACACTGGCCTCAAGTGGCTGAGCTGGTGGAGAGTACAAGGGCGAATTCGCCATTCAAACTGGCGTTCTGCCGCGTATCTTCTCGGCTGGCCTGGAATGGACGCGGAATCATTTCTGAAATCAGGCTGTCCTGTCTCGAAACCAGCCGTACGGCAGTGGGTCGCAGGGCTCATCACGGCGATGATGGGTATCACGCTGCTTTGGGTCCTGGCACGAAGGATTCCCGAGGAGCACCCACTCATGCGTGGATGGGTGGGAATGCTTGGCCTAATCCTCTTACTCCACTTTGGTACCTTCAAGATTATTGCGCTGATATGGAGGTCCATGGGAGTTGACGCGGTGCCCATCATGGACGCACCTCTGCGTTCCGCTTCTCTAAGCGAGTTTTGGGGCAAACGATGGAACTTAGGATTCCGCCAGCTTGCCTATGATTTTTTGATCTTCTCCCCATTACACAAAGTGCTCGGCGGCCCGGCGACGGGCTTTCTCGTATTTGTAGTTTCTGGGCTGCTGCATGATTTAGTGATTTCATTTCCTGCTCGTGCAGGCTACGGACTTCCCACCACGTACTTCGTCATTCAAGGACTCGGAGTTGCTGTTGAACGTTCCCAGTTCGGTAAACGACTTGGACTGGGAAGGCACGCATTAGGCTGGTTGTTTATGGCAACGGTAACTGCGGCCCCTGCGTACTGGCTCTTCCACCCTCAGTTTGTTACGCGTGTAATACTCCCATTTATGCGAGCGATAAGGGCGATATGA
- a CDS encoding PadR family transcriptional regulator — translation MPRRKRKLDLTTADLVVLSLLSERPMHGYEANLELERREIRDWAGISRPQVYYSLDKLQRLGFLRAKASKEPAAGPERNVLTATADGRAALADALEREDWTTQRERPPFLTWIALSWLARPGVFKTQIQRRKKVLESELAREKEVLNSVLQEVGHPYHEAVWMLKLTLEQFKTELAWLDKLEQELPHRAHARNAQGSGN, via the coding sequence GTGCCCAGGCGTAAGCGCAAGCTCGATCTCACCACTGCAGACCTCGTAGTGCTAAGCCTGTTGTCGGAACGCCCGATGCATGGCTACGAAGCCAATCTCGAATTGGAACGCCGTGAGATTCGGGACTGGGCCGGAATCTCCCGGCCGCAGGTGTACTACAGCCTCGACAAGCTGCAGCGCCTCGGGTTTTTGCGCGCCAAGGCAAGCAAAGAACCCGCTGCCGGTCCAGAGCGAAACGTCCTGACTGCGACCGCCGACGGGCGTGCGGCTCTAGCCGACGCCCTTGAGCGTGAAGATTGGACCACCCAACGCGAACGCCCTCCTTTCCTCACCTGGATCGCTCTCTCCTGGCTCGCCAGGCCAGGAGTCTTTAAAACGCAGATTCAGCGCAGAAAAAAGGTTCTCGAATCGGAGCTAGCCCGAGAAAAAGAAGTGCTGAATTCCGTCCTCCAGGAAGTAGGACATCCCTATCACGAAGCCGTCTGGATGCTGAAGCTAACCCTCGAGCAATTCAAAACGGAACTCGCATGGCTCGATAAGTTGGAGCAAGAACTTCCACACCGCGCTCACGCAAGGAATGCCCAAGGCTCGGGAAATTAG
- a CDS encoding helix-hairpin-helix domain-containing protein, translating to MPTSTRISSRNEKQKLQSLISVGPAMLRDFELLGISSVAQLAKSNPRQMYRRLCEITGERQDICCLDVFQAAVAQARNPRLPAERCVWWYWSRKRKARRAQA from the coding sequence ATGCCGACGTCAACTAGAATTTCATCCCGAAACGAGAAGCAGAAGTTGCAGAGCTTGATCTCCGTCGGCCCCGCCATGCTGCGCGATTTCGAGCTACTGGGCATCAGCAGCGTTGCTCAACTCGCCAAGTCCAATCCTCGCCAGATGTATAGACGCTTGTGCGAAATCACTGGAGAGAGGCAGGACATCTGCTGCCTCGACGTCTTCCAGGCGGCGGTGGCGCAGGCGCGCAATCCGCGATTGCCGGCAGAGAGATGTGTATGGTGGTACTGGAGCCGCAAGCGGAAGGCAAGGCGTGCCCAGGCGTAA
- a CDS encoding VOC family protein: MNIKKITPVLYADELESCVKFWTERFGFQKTVEVPDGSRLGFVILQNGNLELMYQSFASARKDAPIVSKEIEGERTFLYVEVEKLEPFIQATKDANVVLPVRTTFYGATEIGVKDPAGHVVVFAEMGAQQEQ; this comes from the coding sequence ATGAACATCAAGAAAATTACGCCGGTTCTGTACGCAGATGAGCTTGAATCGTGCGTAAAGTTCTGGACCGAGCGGTTTGGATTTCAGAAGACAGTGGAAGTGCCGGATGGGAGCCGCCTGGGATTCGTGATCCTGCAGAATGGCAATTTGGAACTCATGTATCAGAGCTTTGCCAGCGCCAGGAAGGATGCTCCTATCGTTTCAAAGGAGATCGAAGGAGAGCGCACGTTTCTGTATGTCGAAGTTGAGAAGCTAGAACCTTTCATTCAAGCGACGAAGGATGCGAATGTCGTGCTGCCCGTACGGACAACTTTCTACGGAGCTACGGAGATCGGCGTCAAAGATCCTGCCGGACACGTAGTTGTGTTCGCCGAGATGGGCGCGCAGCAGGAGCAGTAA
- a CDS encoding DinB family protein, whose amino-acid sequence MKPSLIKMFLVCLLLIVPNVLVAQAPEGIWQGYDGEWKHVSRQLIDLAEATPADKFTWRPAAGVRSTSEVYMHIVLANFYLLSVTGPKMPTDLKRDAETTVTSKAEVISWLKRSLDAVKEAHLAETPKDLARKVHVADRDATVDGMYLRIIVHANEHMGQLIAYARMTGVVPPWSKANS is encoded by the coding sequence GTGAAACCGTCTCTGATCAAAATGTTCTTAGTATGCCTCTTGTTGATTGTTCCCAATGTCTTAGTGGCTCAAGCGCCTGAGGGGATCTGGCAGGGGTACGACGGAGAGTGGAAGCATGTTTCGCGACAGCTCATTGATCTGGCCGAGGCCACTCCTGCAGACAAATTCACCTGGCGACCCGCGGCCGGAGTGCGCTCCACAAGCGAAGTCTACATGCACATCGTTCTGGCGAACTTTTATCTACTGAGCGTTACCGGTCCGAAGATGCCCACAGACCTGAAGCGGGACGCGGAGACAACTGTCACGTCAAAGGCGGAAGTAATCAGTTGGCTGAAGCGATCGCTGGACGCGGTGAAAGAGGCACATCTGGCTGAAACGCCCAAGGACCTGGCACGTAAAGTCCACGTAGCTGATCGAGACGCCACGGTCGATGGCATGTACCTTCGCATCATCGTTCATGCCAACGAGCACATGGGCCAGCTCATTGCATACGCGCGCATGACGGGTGTCGTTCCACCCTGGTCGAAGGCTAATAGCTAA
- a CDS encoding serine hydrolase domain-containing protein, giving the protein MTIRRLTVLAVLAIPTLTHSTPSAPMMQAAAPAVEARSAPQQLAADTQRVTAAGASFMVPAGWSIVTGKNVVILQPPEPDTHIAIVDTQATDAAGAVAAGWAAYKPEHKWPVKVVTSRPPREGWEDRHVFDYETSPNERAVVQAIALRAGSTWTAVILDGKEPTFEKRNAPIGLIIQSLRPKGYQRESFAGRKAHPLDAARIAEIKAFVEDSMQKLGVPGASLALVDDGKIVYAGGLGKRELGKPDPVDENTLFMAASNTKGMTTLLLSELVDEKKLRWDEPVVDAYPSFKLGDPETTKKVLVKNLICACTGLPRQDLEWIFQFKQATPESSLALLGTMQPTSKYGEVFQYSNLMASAAGYIGAHIVYPNMELGAAYDAAMQKRIFDPLGMKSTTFDMARALRANHASPHGDDVDGKPSVADIAFDYSVGPHRPAGGVWTSSDDLIRYVQLELARGKLPNGKQLVSTENLLARRARQIDVGENHYYGMGLMVDSRYGVPVVHHGGSMAGYKSDIDFLPDSGVGAVLLTNSDNGGMLLGPFRRRLLEVLFDGKPEAADDVTAQAKRHKAVLEKERLRLVVPADASLVSQLASKYSSKDLGELTVTNKDGATTFDFGEWKSTVASRKNDDGTISFITIDPTNDGFEFVKAERNGRRALIIRDGQHEYTFTEAALTASSH; this is encoded by the coding sequence ATGACGATCCGCCGGTTGACTGTTCTTGCCGTTCTTGCAATTCCAACGCTAACCCACAGCACACCGTCAGCCCCGATGATGCAGGCGGCTGCGCCTGCCGTCGAAGCGAGATCGGCGCCACAGCAGTTGGCGGCTGACACACAGCGCGTCACCGCCGCGGGGGCGAGTTTCATGGTGCCCGCCGGCTGGTCGATCGTCACGGGCAAGAACGTGGTCATCCTTCAGCCTCCAGAGCCCGACACGCATATAGCGATTGTCGATACTCAAGCCACCGATGCTGCAGGTGCGGTCGCGGCGGGTTGGGCGGCATACAAGCCTGAGCACAAGTGGCCGGTTAAAGTTGTCACCTCACGCCCACCGCGCGAAGGCTGGGAAGATCGCCATGTCTTTGACTACGAAACTTCTCCCAACGAACGCGCTGTCGTACAGGCGATTGCGCTGCGTGCTGGCAGCACCTGGACTGCGGTCATCCTAGACGGAAAGGAACCGACATTTGAGAAGCGCAACGCGCCGATTGGATTGATCATTCAGAGTCTGCGTCCCAAGGGCTATCAGCGTGAGTCATTCGCCGGACGGAAAGCACATCCGCTGGATGCGGCCCGAATCGCTGAGATCAAGGCCTTCGTGGAAGACTCGATGCAAAAGCTTGGCGTCCCGGGAGCTTCGCTTGCGCTGGTTGACGACGGCAAGATCGTGTACGCAGGCGGATTGGGAAAACGCGAGCTCGGTAAACCCGACCCTGTGGACGAAAACACGCTCTTCATGGCGGCGTCGAATACGAAGGGAATGACGACGCTGCTGCTTTCAGAACTGGTGGACGAGAAGAAGTTGAGGTGGGATGAGCCTGTCGTTGACGCCTATCCCAGCTTCAAACTTGGTGATCCGGAAACAACTAAGAAGGTGCTCGTCAAAAACCTGATCTGCGCGTGCACCGGACTACCTCGGCAGGATCTGGAATGGATCTTCCAGTTTAAGCAGGCCACTCCGGAATCTTCACTCGCTCTGCTTGGCACCATGCAGCCCACCAGCAAGTATGGCGAGGTCTTTCAGTACAGCAATCTCATGGCGTCTGCGGCGGGATACATCGGCGCACATATTGTGTATCCCAACATGGAACTCGGGGCCGCCTATGACGCTGCCATGCAAAAGAGAATTTTTGATCCCCTCGGAATGAAATCCACAACCTTCGATATGGCGCGAGCCTTAAGAGCCAACCATGCCAGCCCTCACGGCGATGATGTGGATGGCAAGCCTAGTGTGGCCGACATCGCGTTTGACTACTCGGTCGGACCCCACCGTCCGGCGGGAGGCGTTTGGACCTCCTCCGACGATCTGATTCGTTACGTACAGCTTGAGCTTGCTCGGGGAAAGCTACCCAATGGCAAACAGTTGGTATCGACGGAGAATTTACTGGCTCGACGCGCCCGGCAGATCGACGTCGGAGAGAATCATTATTACGGCATGGGCCTGATGGTCGATAGCAGATACGGCGTCCCGGTGGTTCATCACGGAGGGAGCATGGCAGGTTACAAGAGCGACATCGATTTTCTGCCTGACTCCGGCGTGGGCGCAGTGCTGCTCACGAATTCCGACAACGGTGGAATGCTGCTGGGACCCTTCAGGCGGCGATTGCTGGAGGTATTGTTCGACGGCAAACCTGAAGCGGCTGACGACGTTACCGCTCAGGCCAAGCGGCATAAGGCCGTTCTCGAGAAAGAGCGGCTACGACTCGTTGTTCCGGCAGATGCATCACTCGTGTCACAACTGGCGTCCAAGTATTCCAGCAAGGACCTTGGCGAACTCACGGTAACAAATAAGGATGGCGCAACGACGTTCGACTTCGGCGAGTGGAAGAGCACCGTCGCCTCACGAAAGAATGACGATGGCACAATTTCGTTCATCACCATCGATCCCACAAATGATGGCTTCGAATTCGTGAAGGCCGAACGGAATGGCCGGCGCGCGTTAATTATCCGTGACGGCCAGCACGAATACACGTTCACGGAGGCCGCACTGACCGCTTCTTCACATTGA
- a CDS encoding glyoxalase superfamily protein codes for MTASATEPTTAITFVRTIPILRIFSVEKAKEFYCGFLGFTVDWEHTFEPGMPVYMQVSRGGLRLHLSEHHGDGSPGVHIHVEMTGVDDFHREVTAKGYRFLRPGVQDEFYGARAMHVIDPFGNQISFNEFKEPRASA; via the coding sequence ATGACTGCATCTGCGACTGAGCCCACGACGGCGATTACCTTCGTCCGAACCATTCCCATCCTGCGCATTTTCTCCGTGGAGAAGGCCAAGGAGTTCTACTGCGGATTTCTCGGCTTCACGGTTGACTGGGAGCACACGTTTGAGCCCGGCATGCCAGTGTACATGCAGGTCTCGCGTGGTGGACTTCGCCTGCATCTGAGCGAGCATCATGGCGACGGTTCGCCCGGAGTACACATTCATGTGGAGATGACCGGTGTCGACGACTTCCACCGCGAAGTAACCGCGAAGGGCTATCGTTTCTTGCGTCCTGGCGTGCAGGACGAATTCTATGGCGCACGCGCGATGCACGTGATCGATCCGTTTGGAAACCAGATCAGCTTTAACGAGTTCAAAGAGCCGCGAGCGTCGGCTTAA